In a single window of the Gossypium hirsutum isolate 1008001.06 chromosome A13, Gossypium_hirsutum_v2.1, whole genome shotgun sequence genome:
- the LOC121212363 gene encoding probable 2-oxoglutarate-dependent dioxygenase AOP1, with product MVEDDIKLTAQWDEVSPNTFGGARENFNRAFWEQYLYLMLSVMMTLSLALKKLMRLDMGSIDENDKGLGLDKRDDEGEKWESVMINYKTLVRFMKYMTPPPREYERGLFAHTDKPVSTIICDDQVSGLEIELKAWSNGRLKAVNHRVMMSGDKDRFSIAAFAIPVEGTIIKAPKELIDEQHPQLYKDFDFMDFFLFAFSDPGKQIDSDEQLQAFASLSLPISN from the exons ATGGTAGAAGATGACATCAAATTAACTGCACAGTGGGATGAGGTGAGTCCCAATACTTTTGGCGGTGCACGTGAGAATTTTAACCGTGCTTTTTGGGAACAATACTTATATTTAATGTTGAGTGTGATGATGACTTTATCTCTTGCATTGAAGAAGCTAATGAG GCTGGATATGGGTTCAATAGACGAAAATGACAAGGGACTGGGGTTGGATAAAAGGGATGATGAAG GAGAGAAATGGGAGTCAGTGATGATAAACTACAAAACACTTGTGCGGTTTATGAAATACATGACCCCTCCACCGAGAGAGTATGAGAGAGGACTCTTTGCTCATACTGATAAACCTGTCAGTACAATCATTTGTGATGATCAAGTTTCAGGGCTAGAAATTGAG ttgaagGCATGGAGTAATGGGAGATTAAAAGCGGTGAATCACAGAGTAATGATGAGTGGAGATAAAGATCGATTTTCTATAGCAGCCTTTGCCATTCCAGTTGAGGGTACCATAATTAAAGCACCCAAAGAACTTATAGATGAGCAACATCCTCAGCTTTACAAGGACTTTGATTTCATGGACTTCTTCCTCTTTGCCTTCTCCGATCCAGGAAAGCAGATCGACTCCGACGAGCAGCTCCAAGCCTTTGCTTCCCTCTCACTGCCGATTTCTAATTAA